A genome region from Oscillatoria sp. FACHB-1406 includes the following:
- a CDS encoding flavin-dependent dehydrogenase, whose protein sequence is MKELLYLEIPTPDTEAVRDWLHHAQIAEGLAATPTPDGVRLAAFSNPSIAAASISENELSIFTWSVQRTTYLKVFRWGSQELAGERQVLKRLVREIRSQFPPHYPDPSAIDLAQQSIFEALTPHYPKTVHFFQKMPQGEYDLNRVYWWEKRWRESVRNPQQPQQVVFDSAATGKAADYDLIYLGGALGAIHAAVMAQLGWKVLLVERLPFGRMNREWNISRAEFQSLIDLGLFSATEFESLIAREYRDGFNKFFDGNNPPHLKAKILHTPTVLNIAIDSEQLLLLCGEKLKRAGGEIWDETEFIRADLAPDGVTVQLRELPTGTAKQASGRLLVDAMGTASPIAWQRNGGRTFDSVCPTVGAIVSGIDEQVWDSNYGDVLNSHGDTSRGRQLIWELFPAAGDDLTIYLFHYHQVHPDNPGSLLEMYEDFFTILPEYRHCEMEALEWKKATFGYIPGHFSVGSRDRAIARDRLISIGDAASLQSPLVFTGFGSLVRNLSRLTTLLNVALKHDLLAAEHLEQIRAYQSNLAVTWLFSKGMMVPTGQILPPERVNAMLNTFFGLLANEPPEVADTFIKDRFDWLTFNRLAFKAARMNPRLVPWIWQQAGAKDFLRWLGSYFAFALDSLIAFLFAWLPDILPRWQPWLEKNNPALWLRLLSFSYSITAGLGQRYRSGVKVDSPPLPVRV, encoded by the coding sequence ATGAAAGAACTCCTTTATCTCGAAATACCTACGCCAGACACCGAAGCCGTTCGCGACTGGCTCCACCACGCGCAGATTGCCGAGGGTTTGGCGGCAACCCCCACACCAGATGGAGTGCGTCTGGCTGCATTCTCCAATCCTTCAATCGCAGCCGCCTCGATTTCGGAAAACGAACTCTCAATTTTCACTTGGTCGGTGCAACGGACGACTTATCTAAAAGTCTTTCGCTGGGGAAGTCAGGAACTTGCCGGAGAACGACAAGTTCTTAAGCGCTTGGTTCGGGAAATCCGATCGCAGTTTCCCCCTCATTATCCGGATCCGTCCGCGATCGATCTCGCGCAACAATCTATCTTCGAGGCGCTGACCCCACATTACCCAAAAACCGTCCATTTTTTCCAGAAAATGCCGCAGGGCGAGTACGATCTCAACCGCGTGTATTGGTGGGAAAAGCGCTGGCGCGAGAGCGTTCGCAATCCCCAGCAACCGCAGCAAGTCGTGTTTGACAGTGCGGCGACGGGCAAGGCAGCGGACTACGACCTCATCTATCTCGGCGGCGCTTTAGGCGCAATTCACGCAGCAGTGATGGCGCAGTTAGGCTGGAAAGTTTTGCTGGTCGAGCGTTTGCCTTTCGGACGTATGAACCGAGAGTGGAATATCTCTCGCGCTGAATTTCAAAGTTTAATCGATCTGGGGTTATTTTCTGCAACAGAGTTTGAAAGTTTGATCGCCCGAGAATATCGCGACGGTTTTAATAAATTTTTTGACGGCAACAATCCGCCGCATTTGAAAGCGAAGATTTTGCACACGCCGACTGTATTGAATATCGCGATCGATTCCGAGCAATTGCTGTTATTGTGCGGTGAAAAATTAAAACGGGCGGGCGGTGAAATCTGGGACGAAACTGAGTTTATTCGCGCCGATCTTGCCCCCGATGGAGTAACGGTGCAATTGCGGGAACTGCCCACGGGAACAGCGAAACAAGCGAGCGGTCGTTTGTTGGTCGATGCAATGGGAACCGCCTCGCCTATTGCGTGGCAGCGCAACGGCGGGCGGACGTTCGATAGTGTTTGTCCGACGGTCGGGGCTATTGTTAGCGGTATCGACGAACAGGTATGGGACTCGAATTACGGCGACGTTCTTAATTCTCATGGGGATACGTCTCGAGGGCGACAGTTGATTTGGGAATTATTTCCGGCGGCGGGAGATGATTTGACGATTTATCTGTTTCACTACCATCAGGTTCACCCCGATAATCCCGGCTCTTTATTAGAGATGTACGAAGATTTCTTTACAATTCTGCCGGAGTATCGCCACTGCGAGATGGAAGCGCTGGAGTGGAAAAAAGCGACTTTCGGCTATATTCCCGGACATTTTAGCGTCGGCAGCCGCGATCGCGCTATTGCCCGCGATCGACTCATTTCCATCGGCGATGCCGCATCCTTGCAATCGCCCCTTGTCTTTACCGGATTCGGTTCCCTAGTCCGCAACCTCTCTCGCCTTACTACCCTCCTCAACGTTGCTTTGAAGCATGATTTACTCGCCGCCGAACACCTCGAGCAAATCCGCGCTTACCAAAGCAACCTTGCTGTAACTTGGCTATTTTCTAAAGGGATGATGGTTCCCACCGGGCAAATCTTACCTCCGGAACGCGTGAATGCGATGCTCAATACCTTTTTTGGGTTACTCGCTAACGAACCCCCTGAAGTTGCCGATACGTTTATTAAAGATCGCTTTGATTGGCTGACGTTCAACCGCCTCGCCTTCAAGGCAGCAAGGATGAATCCTCGCTTGGTTCCTTGGATTTGGCAGCAGGCGGGTGCGAAGGATTTCTTGCGCTGGCTGGGGAGTTATTTCGCCTTTGCCTTGGACTCGTTGATTGCTTTTCTTTTCGCTTGGTTGCCGGATATTTTACCGCGCTGGCAACCGTGGCTGGAAAAGAATAATCCCGCCTTATGGCTGCGTTTGTTGAGTTTTAGTTATAGCATTACCGCCGGTTTGGGGCAGCGCTATCGCAGTGGGGTAAAAGTGGACAGTCCGCCGTTGCCGGTTCGCGTTTAA
- a CDS encoding DUF2382 domain-containing protein, translating into MPLTTISELYPDYKDRIFDGEDIKGYSVYSDGEEKIGDVHDILVDETGHLRYLVIDTGFWFFGKQVLLPIGRARVDYANHRIYVLGLTKDQAEHLPEYRTDMVVDYDYEEKVRDTYRPATTASTAAVAGTSSAGYTRDNYRYDNDPSLYDLNEESHQRLKLYEERLVANKDRQKTGEVAVGKTVETETARVSVPVEKERIVIQRTTPNSTEAVAPGTATFDEGEVARMEVYEETANVEKQAFVREEVEIRKEVDRSTVDAEETIRRERLNIDSHGNPIVDGDIHP; encoded by the coding sequence ATGCCTCTAACAACTATTAGCGAACTATATCCCGACTATAAAGACCGTATTTTTGACGGTGAAGATATTAAAGGTTATAGCGTTTACAGTGACGGCGAAGAAAAAATCGGTGACGTTCACGATATTTTAGTTGATGAAACGGGTCACTTACGTTACCTAGTCATTGATACCGGGTTCTGGTTCTTTGGAAAGCAAGTCTTATTGCCGATTGGACGGGCGCGTGTAGATTATGCAAATCATAGGATTTATGTTTTAGGGTTAACCAAAGACCAAGCCGAGCATCTCCCAGAATATCGGACAGATATGGTCGTTGATTACGACTACGAAGAGAAAGTTCGCGACACTTACCGTCCCGCAACAACCGCTTCAACTGCTGCTGTCGCAGGAACCTCTAGCGCTGGCTATACGCGCGATAATTATCGTTACGATAACGATCCCTCACTCTATGATTTGAACGAGGAAAGTCACCAAAGACTTAAACTTTATGAAGAACGCTTAGTTGCGAATAAAGACCGCCAAAAAACGGGAGAAGTCGCAGTCGGTAAAACCGTAGAAACCGAAACGGCTCGCGTGTCTGTTCCGGTTGAGAAAGAACGCATCGTTATTCAACGCACGACTCCGAACAGTACCGAAGCGGTTGCACCGGGTACAGCAACGTTTGATGAAGGTGAAGTTGCTCGTATGGAAGTCTACGAAGAAACGGCTAATGTAGAAAAGCAAGCTTTCGTGCGCGAAGAAGTCGAAATTCGCAAGGAAGTCGATCGCTCCACCGTAGACGCGGAAGAAACGATTCGCCGCGAACGACTGAACATTGACTCTCATGGAAATCCCATCGTTGATGGCGATATCCATCCCTAA